One Methanolobus sp. WCC4 DNA segment encodes these proteins:
- a CDS encoding DNA polymerase II large subunit produces the protein MGEIVVSDSMREYFEGLESRLHEEIAIANRARSKGRDPKPQVEIPLAKDLADRVENLIGVKGVAEQIRIFDETMSREEGALAIGKAVAEGAVGEFDSKEEAIEAAIRVSVAMLTEGVVAAPIEGIDKVTLGKNDDGSEYIRIFYSGPIRSAGGTAQALSVLVGDYVRRAVGIDRFKPRKDEVERYVEEILLYRRVATLQYTPSEDEIRLIVENCPICIDGEPTEAEEVEGYRNLDRIETNRVRGGMCLVLAEGLALKAPKVLKHVNKLEMDGWDWLNKLIAGTKSSDDDDGGFVGVKPKDKYLRDLIAGRPVFSHPMRPGGFRLRYGRSRNTSFAAAGISPASMYIMDSFIVAGTQLKVERPGKAAGMAPVDSIEGPTVRLRSGDLVRVDDEQMAIDIHPEVEEIIDIGEILINYGDFLENNHPLVPSSYCFEWWIQEFEKAVVDSPYSKAELELPSQELALELCEKYNVPLHPAYTHLWHDISIDEYTELASFISGNGTLSSDGSCLELPLDISNDAGIKTILEKLLVLHSVRGGKIMIGDPLPFIRCLGLDRELTKKWDSLTSTEIMDVVNEVSGMVVRARAPIRIGARMGRPEKSNKRKMSPAPHVLFPIGDSAGNTRKMEAAASYIASMNGKVGQIRVEIGNRVCPACGMDSFLYRCDCGEFTVPKLFCPRCGRSEPKEECPKCGSKTTCVKMQNINFKEIYQAAFAKVGERENIEVKGVKRMMSGTMTPEPLEKGILRAKHDLYTFKDGTVRYDMSDIPLTHIRADELDIGVEKLQQIGYTEDIYGEPLERDDQVVCLKVQDLVVSYDCAAYLLRTTQYIDDLLVKYYGEEPYYNAKEASDLVGTMLMGLAPHTSAGVLGRLVGFTKASVGYAHPFFHAAKRRNCDGDEDCVMLLLDGLMNFSRDYLPEKRGGKMDAPLVLTTRLDPSEVDKEAHNIDVCDHYPLEFYEATQSYTNPKELESTFDLISARLGTPDQYEHFMFTHDTSDIAAGPLNSAYKTLGSMVEKMDAQLALGDKIRAVDASNVAERVLISHFLPDMFGNLRAFSRQGTRCLKCAAKFRRPPLTGICPKCGGRVILTVHEGAVKKYLEVSKKVALEYNVSSYTKQRIDLLGLDMESLFQNDRSKQTGLLEFM, from the coding sequence ATAGGCGAGATAGTGGTCAGCGATTCCATGAGGGAATATTTTGAAGGACTCGAGTCCAGACTACATGAAGAGATAGCTATTGCCAATCGTGCACGTTCAAAAGGCAGGGACCCAAAACCTCAGGTAGAGATCCCTCTTGCCAAGGACCTTGCGGACAGGGTGGAGAACCTGATCGGTGTGAAGGGCGTTGCTGAACAGATACGTATCTTCGATGAGACGATGTCCCGTGAGGAGGGTGCCCTTGCAATAGGAAAGGCTGTTGCAGAGGGTGCAGTTGGAGAGTTCGATTCTAAGGAAGAAGCTATCGAGGCTGCTATACGTGTGTCTGTTGCAATGCTGACCGAGGGTGTGGTTGCTGCACCTATCGAGGGAATAGACAAAGTGACCCTTGGAAAGAACGATGACGGAAGCGAGTACATAAGGATATTCTATTCAGGACCCATACGCAGTGCAGGAGGAACAGCCCAGGCGCTCTCCGTACTTGTAGGTGATTATGTACGCCGTGCTGTAGGTATTGACCGTTTCAAGCCACGCAAGGATGAGGTTGAGAGGTATGTGGAGGAGATCCTTCTCTACAGGCGTGTGGCTACTTTGCAGTACACACCATCTGAGGATGAGATCAGGCTGATAGTCGAGAACTGTCCGATCTGCATCGATGGTGAGCCCACAGAGGCTGAGGAAGTTGAGGGTTACAGGAACCTTGACAGGATAGAGACCAACAGGGTACGTGGCGGTATGTGTCTTGTACTTGCGGAAGGTCTGGCACTGAAGGCCCCGAAGGTCCTGAAGCATGTCAACAAGCTCGAAATGGATGGCTGGGACTGGCTTAACAAGCTCATAGCCGGAACGAAAAGCTCAGATGATGACGATGGCGGTTTTGTCGGTGTCAAACCCAAGGACAAATATCTACGTGATCTCATTGCTGGCCGACCCGTATTCTCCCATCCAATGAGACCCGGTGGTTTCAGGTTACGATACGGAAGATCACGAAATACTTCTTTTGCAGCCGCAGGGATCAGTCCTGCGAGCATGTATATAATGGATAGTTTTATCGTTGCGGGTACCCAGCTCAAAGTGGAGCGTCCGGGGAAAGCTGCCGGAATGGCACCTGTGGACAGCATTGAAGGTCCTACTGTCAGGCTGAGATCAGGCGATTTGGTCAGGGTGGATGATGAGCAGATGGCTATAGATATCCATCCTGAAGTGGAAGAGATCATCGATATTGGCGAGATACTGATCAACTACGGTGATTTCCTTGAGAACAATCATCCGCTTGTCCCTTCATCTTATTGTTTTGAATGGTGGATACAGGAATTTGAAAAGGCTGTTGTGGACTCTCCTTATTCAAAGGCTGAACTGGAGTTGCCTTCACAGGAACTGGCACTTGAACTGTGCGAAAAATATAATGTTCCTCTGCATCCTGCGTACACTCATCTGTGGCATGATATCTCGATCGATGAGTATACTGAACTTGCTTCGTTCATATCCGGGAATGGCACTCTCTCCTCTGATGGTTCCTGTCTGGAACTACCGCTTGATATTTCAAATGATGCCGGGATTAAAACGATCCTGGAAAAACTGCTGGTATTGCACAGTGTACGTGGCGGAAAGATAATGATAGGTGACCCTCTTCCATTCATCAGGTGCCTTGGTCTTGACAGGGAACTGACTAAGAAATGGGATTCACTGACTTCAACAGAGATCATGGATGTTGTCAACGAGGTCAGCGGGATGGTCGTAAGGGCGCGTGCCCCTATCCGTATAGGTGCAAGAATGGGCCGTCCGGAGAAATCCAACAAGAGAAAGATGTCTCCTGCTCCTCATGTCCTGTTCCCTATCGGGGATTCTGCAGGGAACACCCGTAAGATGGAGGCGGCTGCCAGCTATATCGCATCTATGAACGGGAAAGTTGGCCAGATACGGGTTGAGATAGGAAACCGTGTATGTCCGGCCTGCGGAATGGATAGTTTCCTCTACCGCTGTGACTGTGGAGAGTTCACCGTTCCCAAACTGTTCTGTCCGAGATGTGGCAGGTCCGAACCGAAGGAGGAGTGTCCAAAGTGCGGTTCAAAGACCACCTGTGTGAAGATGCAGAACATCAATTTCAAGGAGATATACCAGGCTGCCTTCGCGAAGGTCGGTGAACGTGAGAATATCGAGGTCAAGGGTGTCAAGCGCATGATGTCCGGGACCATGACACCGGAACCTCTTGAAAAAGGCATCCTGAGGGCTAAGCATGATCTTTATACTTTCAAGGACGGGACCGTCAGATACGATATGTCCGACATCCCGTTGACACACATACGGGCAGATGAACTTGATATCGGTGTTGAGAAGCTCCAGCAGATCGGTTACACTGAGGATATATATGGTGAGCCATTGGAAAGGGATGATCAGGTCGTATGTCTCAAAGTGCAGGACCTTGTGGTATCTTATGACTGTGCCGCCTACCTGCTGAGAACCACTCAATATATCGATGACCTTCTTGTGAAGTACTATGGGGAGGAACCATATTATAACGCAAAGGAAGCCAGTGATCTTGTAGGCACCATGCTTATGGGTCTTGCTCCGCATACCTCTGCAGGTGTGCTAGGAAGGCTTGTAGGATTTACCAAGGCATCCGTGGGTTATGCACATCCTTTCTTCCATGCAGCCAAGAGAAGGAACTGTGATGGGGACGAGGACTGTGTGATGCTTCTTCTGGATGGTCTTATGAATTTCTCAAGGGACTACCTGCCTGAGAAGAGGGGAGGTAAGATGGATGCTCCGCTTGTGCTTACAACTCGTCTGGATCCGAGCGAGGTTGACAAGGAAGCACATAATATCGATGTGTGTGACCACTATCCTCTGGAATTCTATGAGGCAACACAGAGCTATACAAATCCCAAGGAACTCGAATCCACATTCGATCTCATCAGTGCCAGACTCGGTACTCCTGACCAGTATGAGCACTTCATGTTCACCCACGATACTTCTGATATCGCAGCTGGTCCGCTTAACAGTGCCTATAAGACCCTTGGCAGTATGGTGGAAAAGATGGATGCCCAGCTTGCTCTGGGGGATAAGATCCGTGCTGTGGATGCTTCCAATGTTGCGGAGAGGGTATTGATATCGCACTTCCTTCCGGACATGTTCGGCAATCTCAGGGCGTTCTCAAGACAGGGTACCAGATGCCTGAAGTGTGCTGCCAAGTTCAGGAGACCTCCGCTTACGGGTATTTGCCCTAAATGTGGCGGACGTGTTATCCTCACGGTGCATGAGGGTGCTGTAAAGAAATATCTCGAGGTCTCAAAGAAGGTTGCACTCGAGTACAACGTATCAAGCTATACAAAACAGAGGATCGATCTTCTAGGTCTTGACATGGAATCGCTGTTCCAGAATGACCGGTCAAAACAGACCGGACTCCTGGAATTC